A genomic window from Populus nigra chromosome 7, ddPopNigr1.1, whole genome shotgun sequence includes:
- the LOC133698550 gene encoding potassium channel KAT1 isoform X1 has protein sequence MAFSNAKNFFQRFCSEEVHVEGVSHGSFFSSDLLPSLGARINRATKLRRYIISPYNSCYRAWEMWLVVLVVYSAWISPFEFAFLTSKKDALFIFDNIVNGFFAVDIVLTFFVACLDSHSYLLIDDPKKIAIRYISTWFIFDVCSTAPFQSLSLLFRNHGNGLGFNILSMLRLWRLRRVSALFARLEKDIRFNYFWTRCTKLVSVTLFAVHCAGCFNYLIADRYPDPKRTWIGAVNPNFKEERLWNRYVTAMYWSITTLTTTGYGDLHAENPREMLFDIFYMLFNLGLTSYLIGNMTNLVVHWTSRTRNFRDTVRAASEFAARNQLPPRIQEQMLSHICLKFKTEGLKQQETLNGLPKAIRSSIADYLFHPIAQRAYLFRGVSQDFLFQLVSEMEAEYFPPKEDVILQNEAPTDLYILVSGTVDLILYVDGREKVIGKAMAGDTFGEVGVLRSRPQPFTVRTSELSQILRLNGTALMSTIKANPEDGRVIMNHLSVKLRRPESMDSESQNIEEWCSKRGCKDHMHGDLSVSKARETDSQGSRATRKSELGKGYDCTRHEGLATAVEDSETALQAAVCEGHIEMVKILLEGEANINKPDARGWTPRALAEQQGNKSIHDLLLNYENRNILNEHRIDFIESETVGHTKKSQGKHEGNKALTNSSSCISRCPHDREEKKSTKRVTIHMQLQNRSTLQSRLGKLIILPDSMEELLRIAGEKFGGYKFTRVINAENAEIDGISVIRDGDHLFLLQDD, from the exons ATGGCATTTTCCAATGCCAAGAACTTCTTCCAACGCTTCTGTTCCGAAGAGGTTCATGTGGAGGGTGTTTCTCATGGCAGCTTCTTCTCGAGCGATCTCCTACCATCCCTGGGAGCCCGGATAAATCGGGCAACCAAACTTCGAAGATACATAATTTCCCCTTACAATTCCTGTTATAG GGCTTGGGAGATGTGGCTGGTTGTTCTAGTCGTTTACTCTGCCTGGATCTCTCCATTTGAGTTTGCTTTCCTAACATCCAAGAAAGATGCCCTCTTCATCTTTGACAACATTGTCAACGGTTTTTTCGCTGTTGATATTGTTCTCACCTTCTTCGTTGCGTGTCTAGATAGCCACTCTTACCTCCTTATCGACGACCCTAAGAAGATAGCAATAAG GTACATATCAACGTGGTTTATTTTCGATGTCTGCTCGACAGCCCCATTCCAGTCTCTTAGTCTCCTGTTCAGAAATCACGGTAATGGACTTGGTTTTAACATCCTCAGCATGCTCAGACTTTGGCGTCTCAGACGAGTCAGTGCCTTGTTTGCAAG ACTTGAGAAGGACATCAGGTTCAACTATTTTTGGACTCGGTGCACAAAACTTGTTTCT GTAACCCTGTTTGCAGTACACTGTGCTGGATGCTTTAACTATTTAATTGCAGATAGATACCCTGATCCGAAGAGAACCTGGATCGGTGCAGTAAACCCAAATTTTAAAGAGGAGAGACTCTGGAATAGATACGTGACAGCAATGTACTGGTCTATTACCACACTAACCACAACAGGTTATGGGGACCTGCATGCTGAGAACCCCAGGGAGATgctttttgacattttttaCATGCTGTTCAACTTGGGTTTGACCTCATACCTCATTGGAAACATGACAAACCTTGTAGTTCACTGGACCAGCCGCACAAGGAACTTT AGAGACACAGTCAGAGCTGCTTCAGAATTCGCTGCACGAAATCAGTTACCTCCTCGCATACAGGAACAAATGTTGTCACACATATGCCTCAAGTTCAAAACAGAAGGATTGAAGCAGCAAGAGACCTTAAATGGTCTGCCAAAAGCCATTCGTTCAAGCATTGCAGACTATCTCTTCCATCCTATTGCTCAAAGAGCTTATCTCTTCCGAGGGGTTTCTCAGGACTTCCTTTTCCAACTG GTTTCAGAAATGGAGGCTGAATATTTTCCACCCAAGGAGGATGTAATTCTGCAGAACGAAGCTCCTACAGATCTCTACATACTTGTCTCGGGAACAGTG GATTTGATATTGTATGTTGATGGACGTGAAAAG GTTATTGGGAAAGCAATGGCAGGAGACACGTTTGGCGAGGTTGGAGTTTTACGTTCCAGGCCGCAACCTTTCACAGTTAGAACCAGTGAGCTTTCTCAAATACTACGACTGAACGGAACTGCTCTCATGAGCACCATAAAAGCGAATCCAGAAGATGGGCGCGTCATAATGAATCATCTTTCCGTG AAACTGCGGAGGCCAGAAAGCATGGATTCTGAAtcccaaaacatagaagaaTGGTGTTCTAAGAGAGGGTGTAAAGATCATATGCACGGAGATCTATCAGTGAGCAAAGCAAGAGAGACGGATTCCCAGGGATCAAGGGCTACAAGAAAGAGTGAATTAGGCAAAGGTTATGATTGTACCAGACATGAAGGGTTAGCAACAGCAGTTGAGGACAGCGAAACGGCTCTTCAGGCTGCTGTTTGCGAGGGGCATATTGAAATGGTTAAGATTTTGCTTGAAGGAGAAGCAAACATAAACAAACCAGATGCCAGAGGATGGACCCCAAGAGCTCTAGCCGAACAGCAAGGAAATAAAAGCATACATGATCTCTTACTAAATTACGAAAATAGGAATATATTAAATGAACATAGAATAGATTTTATCGAGTCAGAAACTGTAGGTCACACCAAGAAAAGTCAAGGGAAACATGAAGGAAACAAGGCGCTCACAAACTCCAGCTCATGCATTTCTAGATGTCCCCATGATagggaagaaaagaaatccACAAAGCGAGTCACTATCCACATGCAGCTTCAAAACAGAAGTACATTACAGAGCCGACTTGGGAAGTTAATTATCCTACCTGATTCTATGGAAGAGTTGCTCAGAATTGCCG GTGAAAAATTTGGAGGCTACAAATTTACTAGAGTCATCAATGCTGAGAATGCAGAAATAGATGGTATCAGTGTCATTCGAGATGGCGATCATCTGTTTCTTCTCCAAGATGACTGA
- the LOC133698550 gene encoding potassium channel KAT3 isoform X2, translating into MAFSNAKNFFQRFCSEEVHVEGVSHGSFFSSDLLPSLGARINRATKLRRYIISPYNSCYRAWEMWLVVLVVYSAWISPFEFAFLTSKKDALFIFDNIVNGFFAVDIVLTFFVACLDSHSYLLIDDPKKIAIRYISTWFIFDVCSTAPFQSLSLLFRNHGNGLGFNILSMLRLWRLRRVSALFARLEKDIRFNYFWTRCTKLVSVTLFAVHCAGCFNYLIADRYPDPKRTWIGAVNPNFKEERLWNRYVTAMYWSITTLTTTGYGDLHAENPREMLFDIFYMLFNLGLTSYLIGNMTNLVVHWTSRTRNFRDTVRAASEFAARNQLPPRIQEQMLSHICLKFKTEGLKQQETLNGLPKAIRSSIADYLFHPIAQRAYLFRGVSQDFLFQLVSEMEAEYFPPKEDVILQNEAPTDLYILVSGTVDLILYVDGREKVIGKAMAGDTFGEVGVLRSRPQPFTVRTSELSQILRLNGTALMSTIKANPEDGRVIMNHLSVKLRRPESMDSESQNIEEWCSKRGCKDHMHGDLSVSKARETDSQGSRATRKSELGKGYDCTRHEGLATAVEDSETALQAAVCEGHIEMVKILLEGEANINKPDARGWTPRALAEQQGNKSIHDLLLNYENRNILNEHRIDFIESETVGHTKKSQGKHEGNKALTNSSSCISRCPHDREEKKSTKRVTIHMQLQNRSTLQSRLGKLIILPDSMEELLRIAGIRT; encoded by the exons ATGGCATTTTCCAATGCCAAGAACTTCTTCCAACGCTTCTGTTCCGAAGAGGTTCATGTGGAGGGTGTTTCTCATGGCAGCTTCTTCTCGAGCGATCTCCTACCATCCCTGGGAGCCCGGATAAATCGGGCAACCAAACTTCGAAGATACATAATTTCCCCTTACAATTCCTGTTATAG GGCTTGGGAGATGTGGCTGGTTGTTCTAGTCGTTTACTCTGCCTGGATCTCTCCATTTGAGTTTGCTTTCCTAACATCCAAGAAAGATGCCCTCTTCATCTTTGACAACATTGTCAACGGTTTTTTCGCTGTTGATATTGTTCTCACCTTCTTCGTTGCGTGTCTAGATAGCCACTCTTACCTCCTTATCGACGACCCTAAGAAGATAGCAATAAG GTACATATCAACGTGGTTTATTTTCGATGTCTGCTCGACAGCCCCATTCCAGTCTCTTAGTCTCCTGTTCAGAAATCACGGTAATGGACTTGGTTTTAACATCCTCAGCATGCTCAGACTTTGGCGTCTCAGACGAGTCAGTGCCTTGTTTGCAAG ACTTGAGAAGGACATCAGGTTCAACTATTTTTGGACTCGGTGCACAAAACTTGTTTCT GTAACCCTGTTTGCAGTACACTGTGCTGGATGCTTTAACTATTTAATTGCAGATAGATACCCTGATCCGAAGAGAACCTGGATCGGTGCAGTAAACCCAAATTTTAAAGAGGAGAGACTCTGGAATAGATACGTGACAGCAATGTACTGGTCTATTACCACACTAACCACAACAGGTTATGGGGACCTGCATGCTGAGAACCCCAGGGAGATgctttttgacattttttaCATGCTGTTCAACTTGGGTTTGACCTCATACCTCATTGGAAACATGACAAACCTTGTAGTTCACTGGACCAGCCGCACAAGGAACTTT AGAGACACAGTCAGAGCTGCTTCAGAATTCGCTGCACGAAATCAGTTACCTCCTCGCATACAGGAACAAATGTTGTCACACATATGCCTCAAGTTCAAAACAGAAGGATTGAAGCAGCAAGAGACCTTAAATGGTCTGCCAAAAGCCATTCGTTCAAGCATTGCAGACTATCTCTTCCATCCTATTGCTCAAAGAGCTTATCTCTTCCGAGGGGTTTCTCAGGACTTCCTTTTCCAACTG GTTTCAGAAATGGAGGCTGAATATTTTCCACCCAAGGAGGATGTAATTCTGCAGAACGAAGCTCCTACAGATCTCTACATACTTGTCTCGGGAACAGTG GATTTGATATTGTATGTTGATGGACGTGAAAAG GTTATTGGGAAAGCAATGGCAGGAGACACGTTTGGCGAGGTTGGAGTTTTACGTTCCAGGCCGCAACCTTTCACAGTTAGAACCAGTGAGCTTTCTCAAATACTACGACTGAACGGAACTGCTCTCATGAGCACCATAAAAGCGAATCCAGAAGATGGGCGCGTCATAATGAATCATCTTTCCGTG AAACTGCGGAGGCCAGAAAGCATGGATTCTGAAtcccaaaacatagaagaaTGGTGTTCTAAGAGAGGGTGTAAAGATCATATGCACGGAGATCTATCAGTGAGCAAAGCAAGAGAGACGGATTCCCAGGGATCAAGGGCTACAAGAAAGAGTGAATTAGGCAAAGGTTATGATTGTACCAGACATGAAGGGTTAGCAACAGCAGTTGAGGACAGCGAAACGGCTCTTCAGGCTGCTGTTTGCGAGGGGCATATTGAAATGGTTAAGATTTTGCTTGAAGGAGAAGCAAACATAAACAAACCAGATGCCAGAGGATGGACCCCAAGAGCTCTAGCCGAACAGCAAGGAAATAAAAGCATACATGATCTCTTACTAAATTACGAAAATAGGAATATATTAAATGAACATAGAATAGATTTTATCGAGTCAGAAACTGTAGGTCACACCAAGAAAAGTCAAGGGAAACATGAAGGAAACAAGGCGCTCACAAACTCCAGCTCATGCATTTCTAGATGTCCCCATGATagggaagaaaagaaatccACAAAGCGAGTCACTATCCACATGCAGCTTCAAAACAGAAGTACATTACAGAGCCGACTTGGGAAGTTAATTATCCTACCTGATTCTATGGAAGAGTTGCTCAGAATTGCCG gCATAAGAACATGA